In Brachionichthys hirsutus isolate HB-005 chromosome 5, CSIRO-AGI_Bhir_v1, whole genome shotgun sequence, a single genomic region encodes these proteins:
- the LOC137893494 gene encoding cadherin-related family member 5-like, translating to MSGDMDGIHPAFTVRISVSVLLLILLQTFAEVQSLCDVPGIVTFPENNKIGDVVVSITTTQPGVIIAFRPPPENPNPFKLEGNQLIAAVVFDYEVQTDYTTNLICSKPGSTNMPLSITVLLINENDHGPVFDQTLYHVNVSEMSPVNTVVGRFPATDLDSPQLFYSLTPESSGFKLISTNTPEILVRTPLEYENVKQVELTLYAQDTAFEPPSIEASFNASTTIMVTIIDVDNRPPWFQPCTKYEIGGAMMCQSPGYTGKIFVNQKEPGILPLEPGPLYAIDGDSGINDEIIYSFLSGNEDGLFVINHNNGNITMQKAASVTKTIILMVMAAQRLNPYQLATTTVVISVQRKSLHPPRFQKTLYEGVVTGVGVKAVERKNKDQPLLIVATDDDYATTGGLNPHITYLVDGHSDFSIISNYLFMTKELPNAMLNLSVVAVDTSNEQSDTAQLSVEVSPGETTPHIPTTTASPSTTVNTDTTSSAESTTNSETTGPSTSTDSTISDSTITTTNTIDSTASTITPSPTRESTANTKTTAGTTKPSMSTESSVSTDTPGTTSDITTTADFTESTEGESTANTKTTAGTTKPSMSTESSVSTDTPGTTSDITTTADFTESTEGGVSTIIPSLTSEGSTSASTSPTGPPPTGPLSTPDSMTTSTGESTANTKTTAGTTKPSPSTESSVSTDTPGTTSDIITTADFTESTEEMVPSGGYGLADMAALGATLGVLLFVCLAVIVVLLLFLRRGKADWQKIYETSKFRSSLGQGSAGQKDVIQYTNDAFQKENDDDGDSIGGLQPQKAGGDSLQREFITKSSESPYVLHRDDISETGSDMSESHMEVKPSILTKERRVDEGYKSVWFKEDIDPNAKEEVLIIPDSMEHDSEEEQPSSSREEDEEDSLQRRTPRVVFNDADLDSGLGVKMDDQEDDSENDEALTVKL from the exons ATGAGTGGAGACATGGACGGGATTCATCCAGCCTTCACTGTGAGGATCTCTGTCAGCGTTCTGCTTCTTATTCTCCTTCAAACATTCGCTGAGGTCCAGAGCT TGTGTGATGTTCCAGGAATTGTGACATTTCCAGAAAACAACAAGATTGGTGACGTTGTTGTGAGCATTACAACAACCCAGCCAGGGGTGATTATCGCATTCAGACCTCCCCCAGAAAACCCCAACCCCTTCAAGCTTGAGGGAAACCAGCTGATAGCCGCAGTAGTTTTTGACTATGAG gTTCAAACCGACTACACAACCAATTTGATCTGCAGCAAACCTGGGAGCACCAAC ATGCCTCTTAGTATTACAGTCCTTCTGATCAATGAGAATGATCATGGCCCAGTCTTTGACCAGACCCTCTACCATGTTAATGTCAGTGAG ATGTCTCCTGTAAACACTGTGGTGGGTCGCTTCCCTGCCACAGATTTAGACTCGCCTCAGCTCTTCTACAGCCTGACGCCTGAATCT AGTGGCTTTAAGCTGATATCAACTAACACCCCAGAAATCCTAGTTCGGACACCTCTTGaatatgaaaatgtcaaacaagtggAACTGACATTGTATGCACAG GACACAGCCTTTGAACCGCCCAGCATTGAGGCCTCGTTCAACGCGTCCACCACCATCATGGTCACCATCATAGACGTGGACAACAGACCACCATGGTTCCAGCCATGCACCAAGTACGAGATCGGGGGAGCTATGATGTGCCAAAGCCCCGGCTACACTGGCAAGATTTTTGTCAACCAAAAAGAG cctggTATTCTACCGCTGGAGCCGGGACCACTTTACGCCATTGATGGAGACTCTGGGATAAACGATGagatcatttattcatttttaagcG GAAATGAGGACGGCCTGTTTGTGATCAACCACAACAACGGGAACATCACGATGCAGAAGGCCGCCAGCGTAACCAAGACAATCATTCTGATGGTGATG GCTGCTCAGAGATTGAACCCTTATCAACTTGCCACCACGACTGTCGTAATCAGCGTTCAGAGGAAGAGCCTCCACCCTCCACGTTTTCAAAAGACTCTGTACGAAGGCGTTGTCACCGGAGTCGGCGTCAAGGCGGTGGAGAGAAAGAACAAGGATCAGCCGCTGCTGATCGTCGCCACTGATGACGACTATGCTACTACCGGG GGTCTAAATCCTCACATCACTTACCTGGTTGATGGTCACAGCGACTTCTCCATCATCAGTAACTATTTATTCATGACCAAGGAGCTCCCAAATGCGATGTTAAATCTGAGC GTGGTGGCAGTAGACACGTCTAACGAGCAATCCGATACAGCCCAGCTGTCTGTGGAAGTGAGCCCAGGTGAGACCACGCCTCACA TTCCTACCACCACAGCGTCTCCGAGCACGACCGTCAACACGGACACAACAAGCTCAGCGGAGTCTACCACCAACAGCGAGACCACAGGGCCCAGCACGTCCACCGACAGCACCATCAGTGacagcaccatcaccaccacTAATACGATTGACAGCACTGCTTCAACCATTACTCCCAGTCCGACCA GAGAATCCACCGCCAACACTAAGACCACAGCGGGTACCACGAAACCCAGTATGTCCACCGAGAGTAGTGTCTCAACTGACACTCCTGGCACGACCAGTGATATCACCACCACCGCTGACTTCACAGAGTCCACAGAAG GAGAATCCACCGCCAACACTAAGACCACAGCGGGTACCACGAAACCCAGTATGTCCACTGAGAGTAGTGTCTCAACTGACACTCCTGGCACGACCAGTGATATCACCACCACCGCTGACTTCACAGAGTCCACAGAAGGTGGTGTATCAACGATTATTCCCAGTCTGACCAGTGAAGGAAGCACCAGTGCCAGCACATCTCCCACAG GTCCACCTCCCACAGGGCCTCTGAGCACTCCAGACAGCATGACGACATCCACGGGAGAATCCACCGCCAACACTAAAACCACAGCAGGTACCACAAAACCCAGTCCGTCCACCGAGAGCAGTGTCTCAACTGACACTCCTGGCAcgaccagtgacatcatcaccaccgCTGACTTCACAGAGTCCACAGAAG AGATGGTGCCGTCAGGTGGTTATGGTCTGGCAGACATGGCGGCTCTCGGTGCGACTCTGGGCGTCCTGCTGTTCGTCTGTCTGGCGGTCATCGTAGTTCTTCTCCTGTTTTTGCGCCGAGGGAAAGCAGATTGGCAAAAAATCTACGAAACCAGCAAATTCCGAAGCTCT CTGGGTCAAGGGTCGGCTGGTCAGAAGGACGTCATCCAGTACACCAATGATGCCTTccagaaagaaaatgatgatgatggagacaGTATCGGTGGTCTTCAACCACAGAAAGCAGGAGGGGACAGTCTGCAGCGGGAGTTCATTACCAAGTCCTCAGAGTCCCCGTATGTCCTCCACCGGGACGACATCAGCGAGACCGGATCAGACATGTCTGAAAGCCATATGGAGGTGAAGCCTTCCATCCTCACCAAGGAGAGACGCGTGGACGAGGGATACAAGTCAGTCTGGTTCAAGGAAGACATCGACCCTAATGCCAAGGAGGAGGTGCTCATCATCCCAGACAGCATGGAGCAcgacagcgaggaggagcagccgtccagcagcagagaggaggatgaagaggacagcctgcagaggagaacCCCGAGAGTGGTCTTTAATGATGCAGATCTGGACAGTGGACTCGGGGTGAAGATGGACGACCAAGAGGACGATTCAGAGAATGACGAAGCGTTGACCGTTAAACTGTga